One Lucilia cuprina isolate Lc7/37 chromosome 4, ASM2204524v1, whole genome shotgun sequence DNA segment encodes these proteins:
- the LOC111675692 gene encoding pleckstrin homology-like domain family B member 1: MSLTKKDPSFCVAANDPHLVSLGGGRLSTAVTIHNIPIGDTTIGSSTRCSISLNGTGIRPLHCTIYRSEENEVTLVPERDARILIDGHKIDDEVNLTQGAMITVGKSYYLRFNNPAEAQQIRTAMGSNERISMPQLDFAQERQRHSAKSCNSTGTSSSGEVTTYQIDSFYETTIQSSLRKENGQDGNYVKSAVNAYNNLAPIDINGLQCPKVFTADLVTVNMPAKDVLGQKYTKFAKNLAEHHRNEKNLNNAWHNNQNQMNNSRNNGNIYDNVPALKVNNQEPNSRNAEYLTKLKQANETHRQAVNAYDRYPKLGNMQIFPMTTINNEINIQTSNKLQINFPEHNGNITLDEKEHLDDMLKICSEYTDRQNQNSSNCGSMSSSPIVQNRIKTNGSLPRDKKSPFQHDLSSSSLMQQSFEGSFNNLSINNSELSGNNSYSTGYENVRIVAQNRVELNGQLVGSPKSGYENVVIGKYIPQSPRTKIRTNCMSPKKEQSFGSIFSSQKPEPQTLNNSKSTKQQEYDDLLKTFGEKLQQEMQNIEECSRYQPPQPATYATPQHRSNKNINNLKLNLKPPSSLQNSPKPNKKPAPAPRTLLKSGNSSTGGSLPHLAGVSHSQAVADEKEQQRKSELDSLTLSKQELENILDMLQDKIHRLEAQRNATRVMEENQQAKLKQSTEMKMDQVKKLKDMLKQKPNNECLKEELKNISESLDNDRKQFEDLEFQYLEEESEWHAYHEELKTEEKMLIQQIEEKEKELQNLQSPTNKTAATQNNNNNDKASDITNSPRNKTNKLNSSLLQDSPLNKPYDIGEAIGIMSQSLFGSAEMLCPKRNNDNDIMSKSVNENMFFNNKIEFGSSTTTATSSTPKRQPQLQIVNIDDSQLTASYKQESISKSCESFTQAVRCNLSLGSDDFEVNPLEKRIPSQDDIDRISKVTTDAPISSQGATTKIFDSIKEIERNRQLLLAQQGHHVIEHERQKMNDLKKKIHSEARAQYISIFNRNNTDGINTESESQSSTTQRSSQKTQQQKEQHQKQQQENHPLMDKENQPNVEKILLATTKNSQNSNNKNDDESLGQQRHSQPEFTTTQHHYDDEPKRHSANSRPLSEANSDIEPLGHQNSSKSNMELSTNTAYALEKRLSSNSNDGSNSMLGSQKLRNKDSSDANERKRVLPKHQRPLTRYLPIFSPDLDLRQHIESAGHQIALCPHVFVDSNSCRGYLHKLGATFHGWSKRWFVLDRQRNAFIYYSDKLERKPRGGAYFSTIDEVYLDHLNISKSGRPHCTFIVKTKKRSYQLQAASDAAARIWIDAIITGAQGNLDY, translated from the exons atgtcGTTGACAAAAAAAGATCCGTCATTTTGTGTGGCAGCAAATGATCCTCACCTGGTTAGTTTGGGAGGTGGACGTTTAAGTACAGCTGTAACCATACACAATATACCGATtg GTGATACCACGATCGGATCTTCGACCCGTTGCAGTATATCACTCAATGGTACTGGTATACGTCCGCTGCACTGCACCATTTATCGTAGCGAAGAGAACGAAGTAACCTTAGTACCCGAACGAGATGCACGAATACTAATCGATGGTCATAAAATCGATGATGAAGTGAATTTAACACAAGGTGCCATGATAACAGTGGGAAAATCATACTATTTACGTTTTAATAATCCAGCCGAAGCACAACAAATACGCACAGCAATGGGATCAAATGAAAGAATCTCAATGCCACAATTAGATTTTGCACAGGAACGACAAAGGCATTCCGCCAAAAGTTGTAATAGTACAGGGACTTCCTCAAGTGGAGAAGTGACAACATATCAAATAGACTCATTCTATGAAACAACAATACAGTCTTCCCTAAGAAAGGAAAACGGGCAGGATGGCAATTATGTAAAGTCTGCCGTTAATGCTTATAACAATTTGGCGCCCATAGATATAAATGGTTTGCAGTGTCCCAAAGTTTTCACCGCCGATTTAGTAACAGTAAATATGCCCGCCAAAGATGTTTTAgggcaaaaatatacaaaatttgccaaGAATTTGGCGGAACACCATCGTAATGAAAAGAATCTTAACAATGCCTGGCATAATAATCAAAATCAAATGAACAATAGTCGCAACAATGGCAATATCTATGACAATGTACCAGCACTTAAGGTAAACAATCAAGAGCCAAACTCTAGGAATGCAGAATACttgacaaaattaaaacaagccAATGAGACGCATAGACAAGCAGTAAATGCCTACGATCGTTATCCCAAATTGGGTAATATGCAAATATTTCCCATGACCACTATTAACAATGAAATCAATATACAAACTTccaataaattacaaataaattttccagAACATAATGGTAATATAACCTTAGATGAGAAGGAACATTTAGATGATATGCTGAAAATTTGCTCAGAATATACTGATCGTCAAAATCAAAATTCTAGTAATTGTGGCAGCATGTCTTCTTCACCCATTGTGCAAAATCGCATTAAAACCAATGGTTCTTTACCGCGTGACAAGAAATCACCTTTTCAACATGACTTATCGAGCAGCTCTCTTATGCAGCAATCATTTGAGGGCAGTTTTAATAATCTTTCGATTAATAACAGTGAACTGTCGGGAAATAATAGTTATTCTACCGGATATGAAAATGTACGTATAGTGGCACAAAATCGCGTTGAGTTAAATGGCCAATTGGTGGGTTCTCCTAAATCGGGTTATGAAAATGTTGTCATTGGAAAATATATACCTCAATCGCCACGCACTAAAATACGCACCAACTGCATGTCACCCAAAAAGGAGCAAAGTTTTGGCAGCATATTTTCTTCACAAAAACCAGAGCCTCAAACTTTGAATAATAGTAAGTCTACAAAGCAACAGGAATACGATGATTTACTAAAAACTTTTGGTGAGAAATTACAACAAGAAATGCAAAATATCGAAGAATGTAGTCGTTATCAACCTCCCCAGCCTGCAACATATGCAACACCCCAGCATAGAAGTAATAAGAATATCAATAATCTGAAATTGAACCTAAAACCTCCTAGCTCTTTACAAAATTCTCCTAAACCGAACAAGAAACCAGCGCCAGCTCCTAGAACATTACTAAAATCTGGCAATAGTAGTACAGGAGGCAGTTTGCCACACTTGGCGGGTGTTAGCCATTCTCAAGCTGTTGCCGATGAAAAGGAACAGCAGAGAAAG tcgGAGTTGGATTCTTTAACTTTGTCCAAACAggaattggaaaatattttggatatGTTACAGGATAAAATTCATCGCTTGGAAGCTCAACGTAATGCTACTCGTGTTATGGAGGAAAATCAACAGGCTAAATTGAAACAATCGACTGAAATGAAAATGGATCAAGTTAAAAA GCTTAAAGACATGCTCAAACAAAAACCCAATAATGAATGCCTTAAAGAAGAACTCAAAAATATAAGTGAATCTCTCGATAATGATCGTAAACAATTTGAAGATTTAGAATTTCAATATTTAGAAGAAGAATCCGAATGGCATGCATATCATGAAGAATTAAAAACCGAAGAGAAAATGTTAATACAACAAATTGAGGAAAAAGAAAAggaattacaaaatttacaaagcCCCACCAATAAAACAGCAGCtacacaaaacaacaacaacaacgataaaGCCAGTGATATTACAAATTCTCCcagaaataaaaccaacaaactTAATTCTTCCTTATTACAAGATAGTCCGCTTAATAAACCCTATGACATAGGAGAAGCTATAGGTATAATGTCTCAATCATTATTTGGTTCGGCGGAAATGTTGTGTCCCAAACGTAACAACGACAATGATATCATGTCAAAGAGTgttaatgaaaatatgtttttcaataataaaattgaatttggcAGCTCTACAACAACGGCAACTAGCAGTACTCCTAAAAGACAACCACAATTGCAAATAGTTAATATAGATGATTCACAGCTAACAGCGTCCTATAAACAGGAGAGTATTTCCAAATCATGTGAATCTTTTACACAAGCAGTACGCTGTAATCTCTCCTTGGGTAGTGATGATTTTGAGGTGAACCCTTTGGAAAAACGTATACCCTCTCAAGATGATATCGATCGTATATCAAAGGTAACCACTGATGCACCCATATCATCGCAAGGAGCCACCACtaaaatattcgattcaattaagGAGATTGAACGTAATCGACAACTATTATTGGCGCAACAag gtCATCATGTCATCGAACATGAGCGTCAAAAGATGAATGAcctaaagaagaaaatacacAGCGAAGCACGTGCtcaatatatttctatatttaatagaaataatactga tgGCATTAACACTGAAAGTGAATCTCAATCATCGACAACACAACGATCATCTCAAAAAactcaacaacaaaaagaacaacatcaAAAGCAGCAACAAGAAAACCACCCACTAATGGACAAAGAGAATCAACCGAATGTTGAGAAAATATTGCTGGCAACAAcgaaaaattctcaaaattctAACAACAAAAATGATGATGAATCTTTGGGTCAg CAACGTCATTCACAGCCCGAATTTACAACAACACAACATCATTATGACGATGAACCCAAACGTCACAGTGCCAATTCTCGTCCTTTATCAGAAGCCAATTCAGATATTGAACCTTTGGGTCATCAAAATTCTTCCAAATCGAATATGGAACTTAGCACTAACACTGCCTATGCCTTAGAGAAACGTCTTAGTTCAAATTCAAATGATGGCAGCAATTCTATGTTGGGTAGTCAAAAGTTACGCAACAAGGATTCTTCGGATGCTAATGAACGTAAGAGAGTTTTACCCAAACATCAGAGACCTTTAACACGTTATTTGCCGATCTTTTCACCGGATTTGGATTTAAGACAACATATAGAATCGGCTGGTCATCAAATAGCTTTGTGTCCTCATGTTTTTGTTGATTCGAATTCGTGTAGAgg GTATTTACATAAACTAGGAGCCACATTTCATGGTTGGTCTAAGAGATGGTTTGTTTTGGATAGACAACGTaatgcttttatttattattccgATAAATTGGAACGTAAACCAAGAGGAGGCGCTTACTTTTCT ACAATTGATGAAGTTTATCTAGATCATTTGAATATATCCAAAAGTGGTCGTCCTCATTGTACATTTATTGTTAAGACTAAAAAACGCAGCTATCAATTACAGGCAGCTTCTGATGCTGCAGCCAGAATATGGATTGATGCCATAATAACTGGAGCTCAAGGCAACTTAgactattaa